In the Paenibacillus sp. FSL R7-0337 genome, GATTGCGAATTCATCGATATCGTCGGTGAAGTAGAGAATCTCATAGCCCTTATCCAGCACCATTTCAGTCTGCGGCAGCTTCTCAATGCGCTCTACCGATTCACCCGAAGCGTAGTAGATATACTTCTGGTCTTCCGGCATTCTCTCTACATATTCAGCCAACGTCACCAGCTTCTTCTCCTTGGAGGAGTGGAACATGAGGAGATCCTGCAGCGTTTCTTTTTCCATACCGTAGTCGTTATAGACCCCGAATTTCAGCTGTCTGCCAAAAGACTTATAGAACGTCTCATACTGCTCGCGCTCATCCTTCAGCAAGCTCAAGAGCTGGCTCTTAATCTTGCTTTTGATGTTCTTGGCGATCATTGTAAGCTGGCGGTCATGCTGCAGCATCTCACGGGAGATATTGAGCGACAGGTCCTCGGAATCGACCATCCCCTTGACGAAGCTGAAGTAATCCGGCAGCAGGTCGGCGCATTTGTTCATAATCAGCACGCCGTTGGAGTAGAGCTCCAGGCCTTTTTCATATTCCTTAGTGTAGTAGTCGAACGGAGTATTCTCCGGGATGAACAGAATCGCGTTGTAGACCACTGCGCCGTCAGCACTGATGTGGATATACTTCAGCGGCTTGTCGAACCCGTAACGCTTCTCAGCATAGAAGTTGTTGTAATCTTCATCGGTCAGCTCTTTCTTGTTCTTGCGCCAGATCGGCACCATGCTGTTGACCGTCTGTTCTTCAATCGTATCGATGAATTCATTCTCAGCGCCCTCTTTGGGCTGTCTGCCGGTAATATCCATCTTGATCGGGAAGCGGATGAAGTCCGAATATTTCTTGATGACCGATTTCAGACGGTATTCTTCGAGGAATTCATCGTAGTTATCGTCTTCGGTGTTCTCTTTGATCTTCAGCGTAATTTCGGTACCGACCGTATCCTTCTCACAAGGCTCAATCGTGTAGCCGTCCGCCCCCTGGGATTCCCATTTGAACGCCTGCTCGCTGCCCAGCGCCTTACTGATTACGGTCACATCGTCAGCCACCATGAATGCGGAATAGAATCCGACCCCGAATTGTCCGATGATGTTGTGTCCGTCTTTGGCTTCATTATCCTTCTTAAAAGCAAACGAGCCGCTGTTCGCGATAATCCCCAGATTGTTCTCCAGTTCTTCCTGTGTCATCCCGATGCCGGTATCGGCAATGGTTAACATGCGGCTTTCTTTGTCAGCGGTTACTTTAATGTAGTAGTCCTCTTTATTGAACACAAGATTATCATCGGCCAGTGCCTTGTAATAGATTTTATCGATGGCATCACTTGCATTTGAGATCAGTTCCCGCAGAAAAATCTCGCGCTGCGTATAAATGGAGTTAATCATCATTTCCAGCAGTCTTTTGGATTCAGCTTTAAACTCTTTTTTAGCCATGAATAAATAAATCTCCTTTCAAAAGTAACCTTCGGATTGCGGAGCATCGTTTAGCACTCCACTCACTTGAGTGCTAACACTCCCTTTTATATACCATATTCTCGTTTTTCATGTCAATATCTTGCTGCATATAATAGGCTGCCGAAAAATGATATGCATTCTATTTTAGTCCATGTTAGCATTCGAAATGTACTTCATTTGACCACAGAAAGGATCATGAACAATGATGAATCTTCAGCTCGAGAGCATTCCGGCCACACGCATAGCTTATGTACGGCGGACAGGTCCCTACGGACCCGGTAACGTCCAGGCGATGGAACAATTGAAGGAGTGGGCGCGGGAACAAGGCTTGCTTCAAGGCTCGGCGGTGCTGTTCGGTATTCCGCAGGACAACCCTGAGACCACCCCACCTGCGGAGTGCAGATATGATGCCTGCATCAGCCTGCCTGAGAATTCTCCAGCCGAGGCCTTAGTACCTTACGGCGAGCTTCCCGGCGGAGCCTACGCAGTGGTAACCATCCAGCATACGGCTGAGGCTGTACTACAAGCTTGGGCCGAGATTCTCCCGGCGCTGTCACGCAGCGGCTATAAGCTTGATCCCGGACGGCCGGTTATAGAGAGATTCACGGAAGTCATGGTCAGCAGGCATCTTTGTGAGTTGTGTTTTCCTGTGCTTGATTAAGAGCGCGAAGGCGCTTTGAAAAAGTGCTCCTCATCTCTAGCCAGTTCTGAAATTTTCTCTCACCGACCACTTGTATGAAGCAGTATTGTTGCACATTTTGCAGGACTTCACTAAAGAAGTTACTGGGTGTGGTACATTGTTGCATCACTTGCAGGAATTCCGGTGCTGGGAGCAAGTTAGCGCCGGATTTGTTGCATTTTATGCAGGATTTCAGCAGCAGTCGCTTCTACCGGGCAGTATTGCTGCATTTCTTGCATGATTTCTCTACAATGTTACGGACTGCGGAGCATGGGGCGCGTTCCTCACTGCAGCAGCACCGATTGTATTCGGATTTCCGCATACATTGGGTCGATTACCT is a window encoding:
- the htpG gene encoding molecular chaperone HtpG, which codes for MAKKEFKAESKRLLEMMINSIYTQREIFLRELISNASDAIDKIYYKALADDNLVFNKEDYYIKVTADKESRMLTIADTGIGMTQEELENNLGIIANSGSFAFKKDNEAKDGHNIIGQFGVGFYSAFMVADDVTVISKALGSEQAFKWESQGADGYTIEPCEKDTVGTEITLKIKENTEDDNYDEFLEEYRLKSVIKKYSDFIRFPIKMDITGRQPKEGAENEFIDTIEEQTVNSMVPIWRKNKKELTDEDYNNFYAEKRYGFDKPLKYIHISADGAVVYNAILFIPENTPFDYYTKEYEKGLELYSNGVLIMNKCADLLPDYFSFVKGMVDSEDLSLNISREMLQHDRQLTMIAKNIKSKIKSQLLSLLKDEREQYETFYKSFGRQLKFGVYNDYGMEKETLQDLLMFHSSKEKKLVTLAEYVERMPEDQKYIYYASGESVERIEKLPQTEMVLDKGYEILYFTDDIDEFAIKMIMAYKEKEFRNVSSGDLGIEESAEDKPSEEEENENKGLFEAMQGILSGKVKAVKASKRLKSHPVCLSTEGELTIEMEKILKAMPNGGQDVQADKVLEINIHHDVFQSLKAAAEGDKEKLGLYTNLLYNQALLIEGLQVNDPVQFTNDICKIMV
- a CDS encoding GyrI-like domain-containing protein; translation: MMNLQLESIPATRIAYVRRTGPYGPGNVQAMEQLKEWAREQGLLQGSAVLFGIPQDNPETTPPAECRYDACISLPENSPAEALVPYGELPGGAYAVVTIQHTAEAVLQAWAEILPALSRSGYKLDPGRPVIERFTEVMVSRHLCELCFPVLD